In the Magnolia sinica isolate HGM2019 chromosome 15, MsV1, whole genome shotgun sequence genome, one interval contains:
- the LOC131228020 gene encoding ribonucleases P/MRP protein subunit POP1-like — protein sequence MEMIFVFLFKHLNIVPCASVVCGCSTKPVVEAFCEAALLAQLRGDQWSEMQEKGRPEIFVLVRNPRSAAYQLALATIVVEQQAEDMEFTTQQSINSHWHVRWRLA from the exons ATGGAAATGATTTTTGTATTCTTGTTTAAACATCTTAATATTGTGCCATGTGCATCTGTTGTATGTGGCTGCAGCACCAAGCCAGTGGTGGAAGCCTTCTGTGAGGCGGCATTGCTTGCTCAGCTAAGAGGAGACCAATGGAGTGAGATGCAAGAGAAGGGGAGGCCTGAGATTTTTGTGCTGGTAAGGAATCCAAGGTCTGCCGCCTATCAGCTTGCCCTTGCAACCATTGTAGTGGAACAGCAGGCGGAAGACATGGAGTTCAC GACACAACAGAGTATCAATAGTCACTGGCACGTGAGATGGAGGCTCGCTTGA
- the LOC131228021 gene encoding dihydrolipoyllysine-residue acetyltransferase component 5 of pyruvate dehydrogenase complex, chloroplastic-like, with amino-acid sequence MFGVDHFDAILPPGTGAIMAVGASQPTAVATKDGGIGVKSQMQVNVTADLLHCLSDASDNWNFIFIFAIWLFDALDICVAL; translated from the exons ATGTTTGGTGTTGATCACTTTGATGCAATTCTGCCTCCAGGAACT GGAGCAATCATGGCTGTTGGAGCATCCCAACCAACTGCAGTTGCTACCAAGGATGGCGGGATTGGTGTGAAAAGTCAGATGCAA GTGAATGTTACTGCAGATCTTCTGCATTGTTTGTCTGATGCTTCAGACAactggaattttatttttatttttgcaatttggTTGTTTGATGCTCTAGACATCTGTGTTGCTTTATAG